The sequence below is a genomic window from Prosthecobacter dejongeii.
TCTCTTTCAGCGCTTCCAGGTATTGATCTTTCTTGCCCATCTTCTCACTGACCAGGGCCAGTTCGTAGAGCACTTCCTTCTTCGTATTGTCCATGATGGCCAGCTCCTTCGAGGCATCCAGAAACGCGCTCTGCGCCAGGTCGTTCATGTTCTTTTTCTCAAAGCAGCGGCCCAGAAGGAGCATCGCTTTGATACGGATGTTCGGGTTACTCTTCGCCTGCTGCAGTTCAGGAATGGCCTCCGTGAACATGCCAGAGTTGAAGAACGCCTGGCCGAGATCATAGCGTAGAGCCTTATCCGTCGGGTTACGCTCCACCCGTGCCTTCGCGTCATTGATCATCACCGAGGCACGCTGTTGCCGCACCTGGGCAAGCTGTGCACGCTTTTCTTCCACGTCCGGTGCATCTGGGTAGGCCTCAATGTGGGCCTGCATCTGCTGAATGTAGAGATCTTCGGCCTTGTCGCGGATGATTTCCGTACGGCGCTGTAGCGCTACGTCTCCAGGATTCAGCGTCAGGGCGTATTGGTAGAAGTCCAGTGCCGTGCTCGTCTGGTCCAGCTCTTCAAAGAGCTGCGCCATGCTCTTCACGTAGTTGATGTTAGTTTGGTCCTGGTTGTACAGCTCCGTGAAGTGAGCCAGAAGGGACTCTGTCTGCTCCTGCGTACGCCCCTGCTTGTTCAGCATTTCCAGCAGGTTCGCTTCCTTATTGTCCTTCTTGGCGCTGTTTGCATCAGTGCTATTCCAACCTTGGCCTTCGATGGAGGCACGCGCTGAGGCATCCTTCTCACCTTTGCCCGCGTGGAGGTCCTTCGGGTCCAGCTTCAAAATATCCGCATACACCTTGCTCGCCTCTTTCGGCTTGCCGTGCGCCATGTAATGCTCTGCCAGCGTGTGCATTACTTTCGTGTTCGTGGGCTGGCCTTTGCAGATGGTCTCCAGCGCAAAGGAGGCCAGATCGGCAAACTCCACCTTCAGCGCCAGATCATAAAGCTGCTGATTACCACTGACGCTGTAGGGGTCTTTCTGGAAAACATTTTCCTCCAGGTCCGCAATGGATTCCCAGGGATCTTTTTTCCCGCCGCCCTTAAACATACCACCGCCAAAGCTGAACTTCCGTCCGCTACCAGCGGCTTCCCCCTCAGCCAGACGCAACCATTTGCGGCCTTCGAGGAAGTAAGGGACTTCTTTGACGATCGGTAACAGGAGGCTGATGGCGTAGTCCCAGTTCTTTTGCTCAACGGACAACTGGCCTCTTTTCCAGAGATTCTGATGCTTGGGTTGCAGTTCGCTCGCGGTAACGATCATGATGCTATTGGCGTTTCGGGGGGTTAACAGGGGAGTCCTTAGTCTTGGGGTCATCCTTGCTGGAGACCAGAGTGGTCAGCGTCTGCCATTCCTCGCGCACCCCTTTGCTGAAGCCCTCCATGCTGAAACCGTGCTCAAAGAGCACCATCCAACAGAAAGTGGCTGCCAGAAAAGCAAGGAGCCAGAGAATTTTTGAAAACAGACGCATGTCCCGGGAAAAATGAAGATTACAAAGAAACTGCCTCACCCGTCCAGCACGGAGTTTGGTTTTAAAAAACTGCCCTCCAACCTAGCACGGCTCGCGGGTGCAGACTCCGTACCCTTTCTACCCCCAAATGGCTGCTTGGTTGCACAACCCAGCCACCAAAAAGACAACGATGCTGGCAGGCGCAGATGCCCCTGCAAACAAACTTAGAAAAGCCCCTTCGGAGACTCTTTTCCTTTCATCCAGCATCAGTCTAAGAAAGAACAAATGTATTCACAGATGCCCTCGCTGACGATGATATCGAAACCCGACTTTGCAGGCACATCAAAAAACTCGCCACCCGTGTAACCCGCCTTTTCAGCGCTTCCGTCCAACTTCACCTCGCAGGTTCCTGCCACAATTTCCATTCGCTCAGCCTTATCAGTGCCGAAATGGTAAGTACCAGGGTAAATCAGGCCCAGAGTCTTCTTGCTGCCATCGGCAAACAAGAGGCTGTGACTGACGACCTTACCGTCAAAATAGACATTGGCTTTGGTAACAGCAGTGACATTGGAGAATTCAGCAGGGATCGCGGACATAAGTCTCCCAGAATGCCCAGCCTTGGTCCAGGCTCAAGCCCCAGCTTGCGCATTTCTACAGGCCCCCCCGCTTTACGCCTGTTGGCGCTTTAACTTAGGTTTGAAAGGCTCCGTCAGCGCCGTCTCAAAATCATAACCCCCGGAAAAATCCTCCAGGCTATCCCCCTCATTTTTACCGAAGTAGCTCGTTTCGATGAGGTTATAAACGATGTTTCCCACATCTTCCCCTTGGTTCAGCCCCCACTCACTCAAGATGGTGAAAGCCATCGGACCATACTCAGCCAAGGCGTGCTGTCTCACCCCCTCGAGCACTTCCTGTCCGGTGACATGCTGGTCTTCTTGCCCCTCACGGAAATGCTTCACCGCGACATGTAGAGCATCTCGCACAAACTCATAAGCATGAGGATGATAACGAGGATCTTTCTCTACTGCCTGATGAATGGCATAATGGAAGGGGAGGTCAGACATACCTGAGATACGTGCATCAGTTGCTAAGCCCCAAAAAGGAAACGAACAACTCGAAATCAAACGCAAAAGGCTTGGGAGGTGATCTTCCTCCCAAGCCATCATTGCTAAAAACTAGAAATCACTGCCAGCCGTGCGCATCACGCACCTTGATCATGGCCTCAAGGATCTTGTTCCAAGTATCTGCCTTTTCCAGCATGGCGTTCGGGAACATACACCCGTCCCAGCAGATGTGCTGGATGCCACGGCTCTGGGCATCTTTCAGCCAGTAACCCGCAGCTTTGGTGATGTCTAACTTGCCATTTGGATCGTCAGCCGGGCAATGTTTACCCGTCTTGTCATGCGAGCCTGCACCGTGGACCTGCCCATCATTCTGAGCCA
It includes:
- a CDS encoding tetratricopeptide repeat protein — its product is MIVTASELQPKHQNLWKRGQLSVEQKNWDYAISLLLPIVKEVPYFLEGRKWLRLAEGEAAGSGRKFSFGGGMFKGGGKKDPWESIADLEENVFQKDPYSVSGNQQLYDLALKVEFADLASFALETICKGQPTNTKVMHTLAEHYMAHGKPKEASKVYADILKLDPKDLHAGKGEKDASARASIEGQGWNSTDANSAKKDNKEANLLEMLNKQGRTQEQTESLLAHFTELYNQDQTNINYVKSMAQLFEELDQTSTALDFYQYALTLNPGDVALQRRTEIIRDKAEDLYIQQMQAHIEAYPDAPDVEEKRAQLAQVRQQRASVMINDAKARVERNPTDKALRYDLGQAFFNSGMFTEAIPELQQAKSNPNIRIKAMLLLGRCFEKKNMNDLAQSAFLDASKELAIMDNTKKEVLYELALVSEKMGKKDQYLEALKEIYNADYGYRDVASRVESSYA
- the ppnP gene encoding pyrimidine/purine nucleoside phosphorylase, which codes for MSAIPAEFSNVTAVTKANVYFDGKVVSHSLLFADGSKKTLGLIYPGTYHFGTDKAERMEIVAGTCEVKLDGSAEKAGYTGGEFFDVPAKSGFDIIVSEGICEYICSFLD
- a CDS encoding Minf_1886 family protein, producing the protein MSDLPFHYAIHQAVEKDPRYHPHAYEFVRDALHVAVKHFREGQEDQHVTGQEVLEGVRQHALAEYGPMAFTILSEWGLNQGEDVGNIVYNLIETSYFGKNEGDSLEDFSGGYDFETALTEPFKPKLKRQQA